The DNA region GCAAGATACAGTTATTCGAcaaactcaaaatcaaaattcaattccCTCGGCTaaatagtaaaattaattttacaaaccacattaattattatctacctgttttaatcaattatatatataagatgcAGTAAGTAAATATTTGTAGAAATtgtttttaattgaaattcgCAGATTAAGATAGGAAAaatgctatatatatgttattggAAAGTATCAATGTGATATATATCAATCTactatatgtaatatattctagaatagaaaaaatttaaaaaagctCTGCAAATAAGATCGAGATTCATGTGCAAATTCAAGTGTGGACAATAAAAGGCAGCTGAAAACTTTAGTTCAACAGAATAAATTTCGTCCTACTATatccatattaaatttataaagaatatatataactatttGTCATTAAATTGATGCAACAACCAAAAAAGCAATTTTTTTCCGTACTGGAAATACATGGATAAGGCGAAGTGATAGTACGAATTGTTTGTATGAGATTGAAGTACATGACCAAAATATAAACGCGCTTGAAACATTTTACGAGTATTAGAAAATGGTTCAGAGTATGCATTTGGTTTTAAACTCATATAAGCAAGTACAAACCTATGCTGCTTATAGGGGGGGAAGGAGGAAGTATAAACCCATACTGCATATTTACGTAGTCACAATTTACCATATTAAACATGTtctgaataaataaatatttctatAACATTTTTAAAATGCATATGCTTCATTGCATGTAGACTTTAACTatgcaaaataatataaacaaaACTATATATAGAACCATgtatttgttggaaattatagattgcaaattcattggattttattaatgggtcACTTAGTGTAATTCATGAGTACTTGGATGAATTCGGGTTACGAAGTGAAGGTTCATTCATTCAATGGATACATTTGAGTGCAAGACAAGTAATGTATATGGAAGTGTTTACATTAACTAAGTGTTCATATAAGATCATTAATTGCTTATCCATGGGTGATGTTCCATCTAAGAGTTACGTCCAATACGAAGGGTTTTGACTCTTCGATAATGTCCATTGAGTGCATATAAATAAAGACGCTATAGTGCTCAAATTATCATCAAGAAAATTTCAGAAATCAGAGTGAGAGTTTGGGAATTCCTCGATTTTACTAGTTGAAGGAATTCATAAGGCTTCGTTGTATCCCGGGAGTACCTTTGCCTTAACCCTTTAGCAACTTTGTGTGGGGGCAAATAATTCTCTTTGGAAAGCGTCATTCGCTCCTCGAATCCTATCGTGTTAACCCCACATCTCCTCTGGATCGATCGTCTCCACCCATTTCCCTAACAATCAAAGAGAACTATTTTGAGATGGCGACGGAGGCTACCACCGCGTTCAAAGTGATGAAACAAGAGTTCGTGAAACTCGATCGATTTGACGGCACAAACTTCAACCGCTGGAAGGCCAAGATGTTGCTCCTCGTTACCGTCTTAAATGTGGCGTACGTTCTGGACCCGAACCTGCAACCCTTGGAGGATCCCGCCCCCGATGCAACCCCCGAGGAAATCGCAAAGGTGGCCGAACTCAAGAAGAAGCGCGAAGAAGACAAATTCACATGTCGTGGGCACATCCTCAACACTTTGTCCGATCGACTGTACGATCTCTACATGTTGATGCAGTCCCCGATGGAGATATGGAAAGCTCTTGAGGAGAAATACAACACCAAGTAGCAAGGTAccgataaatttttaatgatgaAGTATTTCGAATTCAAAATGCTCGATAGTGTCCCTATCATGGAGCAAGTCCATGAACTACAAATCCTTGTAAGCAGGCTTCGTGACCTGAAAGTTATTATTCCGGAATCGCTACAAGTCGGGGCTATCATCTCAAAGTTACCCTTGTCTTGGAACGATTACCGGAAGAAACTCCTGCATATGGCGAAGGACTTCACTGTGGAGAAAATACTTAGTCATTTGCGTATTGAAGAGGAAACTCAAAAGCGCGATACGGTGTATCTTCCCCAAGGTTCTAAAGTGAACCATGTGAGTGAGTCCAAGAACTCTCGGAAAGGCAAGCGAAAGGCTACGTCCGAGACCAAGGACACGCAAGACAAGAAGAGAAAGTCTCGCAGTTGCTATCATTACAATAAGAAAGGGCACTACATTAAAGATTGTAAACTTctcaaaaaggagaaaaatgcCACAACTTCCAAAGCCAATATGGTTGAGGACATGGACTTAGTAGCCATGGTTACGAGAGGAATCGAGAGCTTGGAGATTGGTATGATTACCGAACTCAAGATAGCCATGACCGATAAGTCCTATAATTGGTGGCTCGACTCCGGAGCTACTGTCCATGTGTGTAATGACCGGCAGCAATTCAAGAGCTATGAACCAATGGCAAACCGTGAGGTACTTATGGGCAACCATCAATCAGTCAAGGTGCTCGGTCAAGGGACGGTGGAACTCAACTTTACATCCGGGAAGAAATTGACCTTAATCAATGTGTTGCATGTTCCCGATGTAAGAAAGAATTTACTGTCCGCGAGTCTTTTGTGTAACAAGGGGTTCAAGATTATATTAGAATCCGATAAGTTAGTCTTGCTTAAGGGTGATATGTATTTGGGAAATGGATATTGTAGCGAGGGCATGTTCAAGTTGAGCATTGATATGAATAAAGCTAATTCCTCTGCTTATATTGTTGAATCATATCCTTTGTGGCATGCGCGTTTagcacattttaattttaaaactttacaaTATATGCAAAAGAATGGTTACATCAATCTAAGTGATGATAAACTTGTGgataaatgtgaaatttgtgttcaatcaaaaattatcaataaaCCGTTTCTTAAAAAGTGTGAAAGAAATTCACAAGTGTTAGATTTGATCCATTTGGATGTTTGTGAATTAAATGGAATTCTAACAAGAGGTGGAAAACGATATTTTATCACTTTTATTGATGACTTCTCAAGATTTACTTATGTGTATCTCATGAGGAGTAAAAACGAGGCTTTTGGCATGTTTAAACGTTTTAAGAATGAGGTTGAGAATTTGtttaacaagaaaatcaaagtgcTTCGTAGTGATAGAGGTGGTGAATACTTTTCCAATAAATTTGATGTATTTTGTGAGGAACAAGGTGTGGGACATAAGTGTTCCACGCCGTATACTCCGCAACAAAATGGTTTGGCGGAAAGAAAGAACCGTACCTTAGTGGATATGGTTAACTCGATATTGTTAAATGCTAAACTTCCATATAACCTATGGGGTGAAGTATTATTGACTGCGTGTCATATCCTTAATAGGAtatcatcgagaaaattcaAGGTATCTCCATATGAGTTATGGAAGGAAGGGTCGGAAGCCAAACTTAGATTATTCCAAAGTGTGGGGGTGTTTGGCTTACTATAGAGTTCCCGACAACAGAGAACAAAATTAGGACCAAGAGTCATTAAGGGTGTATTCGTTGGATATGCCAAACATTCTAAGGCTTATCGTATTCTTGACTTGGTGTCAAATACGATAATTGAAACAAGAGATGTTGTATTCATTGAAAGCAAGTTTTCCGACGATTCAGTGGATTCGGAACAAGAATATGAACCAATGATCTCAAGTGATCAAAACAAGAGACGTCTTTGTGACAATAAAGATACGAAGCCGAGGAAAAGTCAAAGtgtgagaaaagaaaaggactttGGTCCCAATTTCATTTCCTCGCAATCTCTAGCGTATCTCATTGAGGAAGATAGAGAATCCGTAATTAGGAAGATCCCCATAATGCTTAATGTGGAAGGTGATCCACAAACCTATGGTGAAGTCATGGCTTCTAGGGATGCGGCATTTTGGAAAAAAGCGATCAATGACGAAATGGATTTAATATTGTTCAACAATACTTGGGTCCTAGTTAATCTTCCTCGAGGATCGAAGCCTATCGGGTGTAAATGGGTGTTTAAAAGGAAGAATAACCCAACCGGGGGTTCTCCGACTTTTAATGCTAGATTGGTGGCAAAAGGATTTAGGCAAAATAAAGGCCTAGATTATTTTGACACCTATGCACCGGTGGCTAGGATGACTTCCATTCGAGTCCTTATGGCACTTGCATCTATCATAAGTTACATGTGCATCAAATGGATGTTAAGACGGCCTTTTTGAATGGTGATCTCGAAGAGGAAGTCTACATGGAGCAACCGGAAGGCTTTGTGTTTCCCGGGAATGAACATAAGGTGTGTAAATTGATCAAGTCATTATATGGCTTGAAACAAGCACCTAAACAATGGCATGAGAAATTTGACTCGGTTATTTTGTCATATGGTTTTTCGCATAATTGTGCGGATAAGTGTATTTACTCTAAATTCACCGATAGGTACGGTGTAATTATTTGTCTCTATTTGAATGATTTGTTGATCTTTGGGACGGATTTGGAAGGTGTTCGTGAGACCAAAGAGTATCTAGCCTCGAATTTTAAGATGAAAGATCTCAACAAGGTAGATACAATCTTAGGTATAAAGGTGCAAAAGCATGAAAGGGGCTTTGCACTAAGCCAATCTCACTACATCGAGAAAGTATTGAAGAAGTTCAAACACTTGAATATCAAGGATTCAAACACTCCATTCGATCCGAACTTCAAGTTAAGTGAGAATAATGGCAGGGATATAGCGCAATTAGAGTACGCTAGCGCAATTGGAAGTCTAATGTATGCAATGCATTGCACTAGACCCGATATCGCATTTGTTGTGTGCAAATTGACGAGATTTACAAGTTGTCCTAGTGCCGATCATTGGAAAGGAATTTGTAGGATTCTTGGTTATCTTAGGAAGACCAAAAATTTGGGATTATTCTATGGTGATTATCCCGCGGTACTAGAAGGTTACTCAGATGCAAGTTGGATTACGAGTCTAAGTGACAATAAGTCCACATCGGGATGGATTTTTACGATTGGAGGTGGAGCCATTAGTTGGGCCTCTAAGAAACAAACTTGTATCTCACATTAAATCATGAAGGTTGAATTTATAGCATTGGCGGCTGTCAATAAGAAAGCGGAATGACTAAGAGATCTCTTGCTAGATATAAAGTTGTGACCACAACGTAGGTTCGCCATTTCCGTATATTGTGATAGTGAATCCACCATGTCTCGAGCGTACAATAAGGTGTATAATGGaaaatttagatatataagTTTGAGACATGAGTAGTGAGACAATTGATTAGGGACGGTGTGATAACTGTTACCTATGTTAGGTCAATTGACAATTTAGTGGACCCATTAACGAAAGGTTTGTCAAGGGATTTGGTTAAGAGTACCACCGCTAAGATGGGTTTAAAACCATTCTAATCGCGTCATTGATAATGGGAACCCTACCTCATTCTAGCCAAAAGTTAGTTTTGAGGTTCAAATGATAATAACAAGTTATCGAATGACACCATGCACTAAGAATTAGGATTTAGTGCTTGAGTTTTAGGAGGATGAGTTTTACTCTTAATGGATGGACATTAGTTGTCATGAAATCCACCTATATGGACATGAAGTGGTGCCGCTTCAACGAGAGTTTtctttatggttttttctctCATACATGTTCATTAAACGGGATGAGCACATGGCCATAACAATGCTAAAGCAAATAAACTCTTACTCGAATACTTTACGATTATGTGTGCGACTTTTCTGGTGTTGACTTTAAGAGTGATGGTTCAAGCGACTACCCACCAATCACTTTGTTGATACTTTGAGAGTTTGCACTAAAGAATGGTTCAATTTGCGGACACCACTTCTTTATGCATGATCGTTGTGTACTTGTGTTCTGGAATTAGCAATCTAGTGGgggattgttggaaattatagattacaaattcattggattttattaatgggtcACTTAGTGTGATTCATGAGTACTTGGACGAATTCGAGTTACGAAGTGAAGGTTCATTCATTCAATGGATACATTTGAGTGCAAGACAAGTCATATATATGGAAGTATCTACATTAACTAAGTGTTCATGTAAGATCATTAATTGCTTATCCATGGGTGATATTCCATCTAAGAGTTACGTCCAATACGAAGGATTCTGACTCTTCGATAGTGTCCATTgagtgcatatatatagagacGCTATAGTGCTCAAATTATCATCAAGAAAATTCTAGAAATCAAAGTGAGAGTTTGGGAATTCCTCGATTTACTAGTTGAAGGAATTCATAAGTCTTCGTTGTATCCCGGGAGGACTTTTGCCTTAACCCTCTAGCAATTTTGTGTGGGGGCAAATAGTTTTCTTTGGAAAGCGTCATTCGCGCCTCAAATCCTATCGTGTTAACCCCACATTGCCTCCAGATTGATCGTCTCCACCCATTTCACCAACAGTATTGTCATGATCATATATGtgtaaaaaaaaacagagattgtgaccaataataataaattgatataaGATTAAACGTCTCAattcttgaaaatttattttactatttttgaaGTGTAATCCATGTAAAAAGCTCGTGCAACGCACGGGTATGATACTAGTATAAATAGAAAGCTGAAAGGGTTATTGGATGATCCTACCTCGCCATATGATATGAGAAAAcaccaattaaattgcatgaaattaaaaaCTTGGTACTAATCACTCGGATAATtgctataattatttttcattaatgaaTTCTTATTGGTTCTTTCTTACCACATCATTTGAAGTaggatcatttaaaattttcttagaaTACTGACAGTAGTATAcgtcttcttttcttttgtgaaaATAGTAGAACAACATATCAAAAAAAGGTCTTCCTCACAATCTCACGCACAATtgtagattttctttttccttttttggttaattttcttattttatccGCACTATGCAATCGTGGTACAATCAAAACATTAAAATCAAAAGGAgtaaagttcaaatttagtaGCACTTAGAAGTTTCTATTTGGCCACCATACATAATTTTAGGGCTCCGTGGAGGAGCATGACAGCGGAGGGATAGGCAGTTAATGAAACAGGTTCAAGGTTTGGTTATGTTCATGTCAGTGCGGGCTCTGCCTCTTGATAAATTTTGATTCGAAGTTTAACATCGATGGCAGCTTCGCATGGGTTCGACATCTCCCTTCCCCTTTACCTATCTCTACCTCTTCCAGAAATACACTCTCTCTGCAATCTTTCCTtcatttctctctctagacAAATCTAGTCAAGAGATAGAAAGATTTATGAAGAGAGAAGGCATTGGGGGCTCGCAAGCCACCAGCGACCTGCCTTGGGCGGTGGCGGCCGGGCCACTACCAACCATTGCCCTGTTTCTCTCCCTCCACCTCTATACGTTCTCAATTCTCCTTGTcttgttttttaaaatcattttctATAACATATAATAAACCAGTCAAGGAATCTGCAACAATGTGCGGGGCGccacatttttaaatttttaataattatgtttATGGGAAAATtactaaatattttataaattaaatttcaaaatgttCAAATAGTTTGTCTCTGgctttagcaaaaaaaaattgttttattcatttcaaaagtcaacaaTAATAATACGGATATAGAcaaatattgaaatataaaaagtcaataatgcttattttttaaaatcagagGTGTATAATGATGACATTATCATTAAAATTAACTAATATACATAGCAGGTAAAGCGGAAcaatctaaaataaaaattgcttcccagaaaaataatgatatgTGATATAGACAAatattggaaaataaaaaaatcaataatgcttaattaaaattttgatttgcaTAATAATAGAATTATAAATACAATGAATCAATATACATGTCGAAATAGGAATAATTTATCACAACGAATTGCTTTCTCAAGAAGCGAAAAAGCATGTgattatgaaaatttgaaaataaaaattttaaaagtcaaAGTATACATTAATGGAGAAACTCGATGGGGCGCTTCACAAAAAGTTGAGGGTTCATGAACGAGTAATCCTCATTGATTAAACGGAAAGCTCTTATTGATTGAACAAAAAACTCTTGCGTGAGtagttttaattatataatatataaggtAAATTCGACGACATCCCCTATAGTTTGTAAAATGACTAATGAtccattcttttttaaaattagccATACATCGCCCATCCTTTCGTTGATTTCTAATGTTTTATCTTAAATCGAGTCAGATTTGGTTCAAGTAAAAAAATCAGATAATTGGACGGTTTGTGCAGTTCCATGACATGAGATCCACGTGACAAAgtaaatattctcttgatgccACGTCAGCGAAAGGTGAGGTCGTGTGTggctaatttttaaaagaaatatcgCTGGCCATTTCACAAATTATAAGAAATCGTTGAAATTTATcctaatatatattagttttttaTCGGAAAAGTTGTCAGAAGAGTTTGCTCCCTTTTAAATAGATTAAGGTGGTACATGTAAATTTTCAAAGGTCAGCAGGGACACTTAGTAGGTTTTGACTACTTTTtctatttccatttttttcctatttttcaaCCTACACCGCTGCTCAGACCGTCAGCTAACGGCGGTGAAGTAGAAACTAGAAAGGAGAGGACCGTTAAAGTGAGAACCTTGGCAGCACTAAAACCCTACTTAAACCCGCCCAAGATGATGATGCTCCATGGTGAGAAAGGAAGCAAACCGTGGAAGAACTCTCCAGAACTCCATGACGACCAAATGCCGAATGTTCTGATCTAGAAACCCTAACCAACGGGACCTTCTGTTTGAATTCCACCGACGGCCAACTCTCTTTCCTTTCTCTGCCCTGCCTCTCTGCTGCTGCTACCGCTTGAAAATGTATCGAATCGCATCCAAGATTGCTTCATCAATCAGGTACATTAAATTTGCAATGTCATTTGCTCTTTGAGTAACTTCACGTTATGTTGATATGCGAAAACGCAGCCCCAAAGTAatactctctttcttttgttgttttcgCAGCCGAGCCTCTTCCAAGAAAGTGGTAAGTAATATTTATCTTCACCTGTTCTACGTATGTATCTGCTGTTTATGGCAGACCGATTCTGAATCCCGGTATGGTTGTATATGCTTGTTGATGTGGATTGCGGATAAGGGCAGGTGTCCAGCAGAGTCATCGCCAACCGGTTTTATGTCGCGAAGGATATCAATTTTGGGATTGGTGCTCGTGCAGCAATGCTGCAGGGTGTTGCTGAAGTTGCTGAGGCTGTAAAGGTGACAATGGGACCGAAGGTACAGCACAGAGATCATTTTACTTTTCACCAGATGCCGCATACTCTTTTCTTAGTAATTTCATTTCCCAGCATCAGACTGATATGTTTGTTAGTGACAACAATTTTTCTGGGTTACATGTGGTTAAATCTTAAAGTGTCAGCTGAACTCTTGCCATTTTCGAGTACATTGGTAGAGCCTTGCATGATGTTGCCCCATAATTACTGATTTAACTTTTGTGCCTGTCTTTTCTGATTCAATCTTTCAACTCTAGGGCCGCAATGTGATcattgaaaaaagtaatgggAACCCTAAGATCACTAAGGATGGAGTAACTGTTGCCAAAAGCATCACGTTCAAGGATAAGGCTAAGAATGTTGGTGCAGAACTTGTTAAACAGGTGGCAAAGGCAACTAATAAAGCTGCTGGAGATGGTAATGGCTTCATATTTCTTCGAAAATGGATACACATTGACAaacatgattttgattttctttcccCCTCCCTACCCCCCACCCCCCCGGTCACGCGGTGTTTACTTGAATAGTCATTTTGTTGGCAGCAGAAACTGCAGGCACGATAGGTTCTTTGCCATCCTTTTTGCCAGATACCTTCAGATCCCTGCTAAAGGGATAGTTTTTGTGCCAGCTTTAATGGCTTCTCATGTACCTACTTGTATCTTGATGCCCTTCACCATAGGCAGTTGTTGTGTGATTATATAAATGTttaaatttacttaaattCTTAGATTTCTGTCATCATTGGACTTATTGTATGCATTTTACTTGCTGACAATGCTTGGCCGATGCTTGTATAAGGATTTATTACCTGAAAGCTTCAAGTAATCTTTTGACTGCTGGAAAATCCTTTCATAATACTCATTGCAGGTACAAGCTGTGCCACTGTCCTTACTCATGCAATTCTGATGGAAGGCTGCAAGTCCTTGGCTGCTGGTGCCAATGTGATGGATTTGCGGAGTGGCATTAATATGGCTGTTGATGCTGTTATAACAGAGCTGAAAAGTAGGGCAGTGATGATAAGCACACCAGATGAAATTACACAGGTGATTTATTTGCCTGGAGAAGATCTTATCTAAAGGTTTCTATGCTCGATTCTCATGAGGGATCTTCTGAATGTAACATTTGGATCCATGATTGAACTTGACATTTTGAGATACTTCTTCCCTCTCAGATTGAACTTGACATATTGAGATACTTCTTCtctctcaacttttcattcAAGTCATCCGTAATGTTGGAAACACCTAAAATTAAGTAATGGAGATAGAGTAGGACATTGGATTCTATCTAAACCAGATAATTATATTACATTGTAATGACCATGCAGGGGTAACTAGTTTCTTTCATTGCTTGAGTCTTGCTGCAACTGTGTTTACCCTTACTGTGTACTGTGCTTGCTACTAGCTTTtttccattatatattatgtgataCAGGTAGCGACAATCTCTGCTAATGGTGAACGAGTAATTGGAGAATCGATAGCAAGAGCAATGGAGAAAGTCGGAAAGGAAGGGATTATTACCATCAGTGTACGTATGCTTCTGTTATGTATTATGAGTGACAACTTTCAGAAGATAGCCTACAAACTAAATGCAAGTTCTACAGGATGGGAACACTTTGGATGATGAAATGGAAGTGGTGGAAGGAATGAAGCTAAATCGTGGATACATGTCACCTTATTTTGTTACTGACCAGAAGACTCAGAAATGTGTAAgctcaatctttttttttccccctctctGCAAGAACTTATGTACTGCTGTTCCCTATCTAATCTATAGTTTTAATAGCTAATGAAAGAATTCTCACTTTGTAAATTTGCTAgtcttgaaaaaatatatgttgatCTCATTTATCCCATCCCATGGTCTTTAGTACTTTTTCGAGAGTGGAAAGTAGGCGATGGACCATAAATTGATCTGTGCATTTGCAGGAATTGGAAAACCCGCTGATCCTTATTCATGACAAgaaaatttcagatttgaattttctcgTGAGAATGTTGGAGATTGCGGTTAAGGTAATTTAACTTGAAGTATTGCTCCATTTTGAGCTTCAAGGTAATGAATGATCGCACAAAGTAATTGAGATCTTTTCTTTTGCTGTTTTCCTCTTGTTTCTTTTGTTTAtcctgaaacagatgaacagACCACTGCTTATCTTTGCCGAGGATTTAGAGAGTGAGGCACTGACGACTCTCATCATAAATAAGCATCGTGCAGGGATTAAGGTGACTGGTGGACACCTTTGAATTCTTCATGAAATAGATATTACATATGACAACATGATATCAACTATCTCAAAATGTCAATGATAATGTGCTTTATGTCAATCTGAGCTTCTCTGATATTTGAATATGGGTAATATCTAGGCATAGCTTTTAAAAATTCCCAACATTGTTGTGTTTTCCCTTGATTGATGGTGCATATCTTATGCTGGTGTATACTTTGTGATATCTTGCCTGTTCTTAGGTATGTGCAGTCAAATCTCCAGGTTTTGGAGATAACAGACGAGTGAACTTGGATGATATTGCTGTTTTTACCGGAGGAGAGGTGACAATATGGGGAAACATCTTCTCTCTgtgtcccttttttttttttgagtttaaTATGGCAACTGTTATGCAGGTTATATCTAAAGATCACGGTATAACTCTCGACAAAGTGAGAGCTGAAATGCTGGGTGCAGCAAAAAAGGTTTGTCAAGTGCACTATGTGCATTATATGCATATTCTTGGGAAGTAATTCTCATTTATGTGAGAACAGGTCACTGTTTCACTTGATGATACCATAATTCTTCATGGGGAAGGGGATAAGAAGCTGATTGAAGAAAGATGTGAGCAGGTATGGTGGTCGCTAATGGGTTCTGGTTTGTTTTGTAATGCAAAAATATCCTAAATGAGACTGGCTCACCTTATGTATTGATCTATTGCTTATATGAATACCCAATTGCTTTATATCTGAATTTGAAATGATATTTTTCATTAGTAATTTGAATTACTTCTGAGCACCTAAATGTTAGCAAGGCAGATAAAAGGGTTGGATTGGTTTAGGATTGCAGTCGAAGCTTCAGAACTAATCTGGTGGATATTTAGTATGAAGTCATTGATACTGAGAACTACCAGAAATCATCTTTCAAATTTCCTGTCCAGTTGCTGTAAAATTTCCAAGAAAATGTACGTCACATTAAAATGGTAGCAAGGAAAACCAAAGAGTTCGTTTTCGAGCTTAGAGCTAGAGTACTTGTAACTCAAAATAGAGTATACCGTGAGGAGATGACTTCATTCTCCCACTAGAATTGTTCTTATCATTAATCAGGAGAGTCTAGTGTCTGCTCAACTAAAATATTGGCAAATAATTATGCTCAAAACAGCTGAGGACAGCTATTGAGAAGAGTGCTTCAATGTTTGACAAAGAGAAAGCACAAGAGCGGCTGTCAAGATTATCTGGTGGTGTAGCCGTTTTCAAGGTTCGCCATTTGGATTGCTCTTTTACCCTTTTGCTCCAAATTTTCAAGGATGTGAGTTTTGAGTGTCC from Punica granatum isolate Tunisia-2019 chromosome 3, ASM765513v2, whole genome shotgun sequence includes:
- the LOC116199985 gene encoding chaperonin CPN60-like 2, mitochondrial isoform X2, coding for MYRIASKIASSISRASSKKVVSSRVIANRFYVAKDINFGIGARAAMLQGVAEVAEAVKVTMGPKGRNVIIEKSNGNPKITKDGVTVAKSITFKDKAKNVGAELVKQVAKATNKAAGDGTSCATVLTHAILMEGCKSLAAGANVMDLRSGINMAVDAVITELKSRAVMISTPDEITQVATISANGERVIGESIARAMEKVGKEGIITISDGNTLDDEMEVVEGMKLNRGYMSPYFVTDQKTQKCELENPLILIHDKKISDLNFLVRMLEIAVKMNRPLLIFAEDLESEALTTLIINKHRAGIKVISKDHGITLDKVRAEMLGAAKKVTVSLDDTIILHGEGDKKLIEERCEQLRTAIEKSASMFDKEKAQERLSRLSGGVAVFKVGGASEAEVGERKDRVTDALNATRAAVEEGIVPGGGVSLLYATKVLQNLQTQNENQKRGVEIIEKALKAPVLTIASNAGFDGALVVGKLLEQDNHHLGFDAAKGEYVDMVKAGIVDPLKVVRTALADAASVSLLLATTEAVVVENADVKSKLPSRMPQMDDMDY
- the LOC116199985 gene encoding chaperonin CPN60-like 2, mitochondrial isoform X1, giving the protein MYRIASKIASSISRASSKKVVSSRVIANRFYVAKDINFGIGARAAMLQGVAEVAEAVKVTMGPKGRNVIIEKSNGNPKITKDGVTVAKSITFKDKAKNVGAELVKQVAKATNKAAGDGTSCATVLTHAILMEGCKSLAAGANVMDLRSGINMAVDAVITELKSRAVMISTPDEITQVATISANGERVIGESIARAMEKVGKEGIITISDGNTLDDEMEVVEGMKLNRGYMSPYFVTDQKTQKCELENPLILIHDKKISDLNFLVRMLEIAVKMNRPLLIFAEDLESEALTTLIINKHRAGIKVCAVKSPGFGDNRRVNLDDIAVFTGGEVISKDHGITLDKVRAEMLGAAKKVTVSLDDTIILHGEGDKKLIEERCEQLRTAIEKSASMFDKEKAQERLSRLSGGVAVFKVGGASEAEVGERKDRVTDALNATRAAVEEGIVPGGGVSLLYATKVLQNLQTQNENQKRGVEIIEKALKAPVLTIASNAGFDGALVVGKLLEQDNHHLGFDAAKGEYVDMVKAGIVDPLKVVRTALADAASVSLLLATTEAVVVENADVKSKLPSRMPQMDDMDY